In Pseudomonadota bacterium, a genomic segment contains:
- a CDS encoding DUF805 domain-containing protein has protein sequence MTHFIDALTKTFDFQGRTTRTGYWMFILVYVIVYFGLAFLVGGSDDSLTAADVFSLLLLVTSISVTARRLHDIGRSGWWQLISFIPLVGWLVLIYFMVQPSEGDNRFGPAP, from the coding sequence GTGACGCATTTCATCGACGCGCTGACCAAGACCTTCGATTTTCAGGGGCGCACCACGCGGACCGGCTACTGGATGTTCATCCTCGTCTACGTGATCGTGTACTTCGGCCTCGCCTTTCTCGTCGGTGGGTCGGACGACAGTCTGACGGCGGCGGACGTGTTCTCCCTGCTGTTGCTGGTCACCTCGATCAGCGTGACTGCGCGCCGGCTGCACGACATCGGCCGCAGCGGCTGGTGGCAGCTGATCAGCTTCATCCCGTTGGTGGGGTGGCTTGTGCTGATCTACTTCATGGTCCAGCCGAGCGAGGGCGACAACCGCTTCGGCCCGGCGCCCTGA